In Sphingomonas sp., a single window of DNA contains:
- the cysD gene encoding sulfate adenylyltransferase subunit CysD, with protein sequence MLQTSTMDSANASPAPLTHLQRLEAESIHILREVVAEAERPLMLYSIGKDSAVMLHLARKAFYPAPPPFPLLHVDTTWKFKAMYELRERSAAAAGMELLVHQNPEAIARGINPFDHGGLHTDLWKTEGLKQALDKYGFDAAFGGARRDEEKSRAKERIFSFRTASHRWDPKNQRPELWRLYNARKAKGESIRVFPLSNWTELDIWQYILAENIEIVPLYFAAPRPTVERDGMLLMVDDERFRLNPGEVPVERSIRFRTLGCYPLTGAVESTADTLETVIQEMLLTTTSERQGRAIDHDQAASMEKKKQEGYF encoded by the coding sequence ATGCTGCAAACGAGCACCATGGATTCCGCCAACGCATCGCCCGCGCCGCTGACCCATCTTCAGCGGCTCGAGGCAGAGAGCATCCACATCCTGCGCGAAGTCGTCGCCGAGGCCGAGCGACCGTTGATGCTCTATTCGATCGGCAAGGACAGCGCGGTGATGCTCCACCTCGCGCGCAAGGCCTTCTATCCGGCGCCCCCGCCCTTCCCGCTGCTCCATGTCGACACGACCTGGAAGTTCAAGGCGATGTACGAACTGCGCGAGCGCTCGGCGGCGGCAGCGGGTATGGAGCTCCTGGTCCACCAGAACCCCGAGGCCATCGCTCGGGGCATCAACCCATTTGACCATGGCGGCCTTCACACCGATTTGTGGAAGACCGAGGGGCTCAAGCAGGCGCTCGACAAATATGGCTTTGACGCGGCATTCGGCGGCGCGCGGCGCGACGAGGAGAAGAGCCGCGCCAAGGAGCGCATCTTCAGTTTCCGCACCGCATCGCACCGCTGGGACCCCAAGAACCAGCGCCCCGAACTGTGGCGGCTCTACAATGCCCGCAAGGCGAAGGGCGAGAGCATCCGCGTCTTCCCGCTCTCCAACTGGACCGAGCTCGACATCTGGCAGTACATCCTGGCCGAGAATATCGAGATCGTGCCGCTCTATTTCGCCGCGCCGCGCCCGACGGTGGAGCGCGACGGCATGCTGCTGATGGTCGATGACGAACGCTTCCGGCTGAACCCCGGCGAAGTGCCGGTCGAACGCTCGATCCGTTTCCGCACGCTCGGCTGCTACCCACTCACCGGCGCAGTGGAGAGCACGGCGGACACGCTGGAAACGGTGATCCAGGAAATGCTGCTCACCACCACCAGCGAGCGCCAGGGCCGCGCGATCGACCACGACCAGGCTGCCAGCATGGAGAAGAAGAAGCAGGAGGGCTATTTCTGA
- the cysN gene encoding sulfate adenylyltransferase subunit CysN produces the protein MTAYRPDALIASDISAYLELHQRKSLLRFLTCGSVDDGKSTLIGRLLYDSKQIFEDQLSALENDSKRVGTQGQAIDFALLVDGLAAEREQGITIDVAYRFFATEKRKFIVADTPGHEQYTRNMVTGASTADLAVILIDARKGVLTQTKRHSFLAHLLGIRHLVVAVNKMDLVDYDQAVFDRIVDAYAEFAQSIGIQDFTAIPISGFQGDNVTTRSEAMPWFTGPVLLDHLESVEVDADIDRIKPFRMPVQWVNRPNLDFRGFAGMISSGTIRPGDPVRILPSGRTSTVARIVAMGGDKEVAVAGESITLTLADEVDCSRGDVIATADAPPQAADQFKATLVWMDPAELLPGRAYWLKLGTQTVSAVIRAPEYAIDVNTMARAPAKTLALNDIGVAEVVTDRAIVFEPYAESHDLGGFILIDKLTNATVGAGMLDFALRRAQNVHWQAVEITREAHAQQKGQQPRLLWFTGLSGSGKSTIANLVEKKLHALGKHSFLLDGDNIRHGLNRDLGFRDQDRVENIRRIGEVAKLMTDAGLIVLTAFISPFRAERAMVRSLLPEGEFFEIFVDTPIEEAERRDVKGLYKKARAGEIANFTGISSPYEPPLAPEIRIDTSRTTPEEAAEQIVEAIMGVWSPML, from the coding sequence ATGACGGCCTATCGCCCCGACGCGCTGATCGCTTCCGACATCTCCGCCTATCTCGAGCTGCACCAGCGCAAGTCGCTGCTGCGCTTTCTTACCTGCGGCTCGGTCGACGACGGCAAGTCAACGCTGATCGGCCGGTTGCTCTACGATTCGAAGCAGATCTTCGAGGACCAGCTTTCCGCACTGGAGAATGACTCCAAGCGCGTCGGCACGCAGGGCCAGGCGATCGACTTCGCGCTGCTGGTCGACGGCCTCGCCGCCGAGCGCGAGCAGGGCATCACCATCGACGTCGCCTATCGCTTCTTCGCCACCGAGAAGCGCAAGTTCATCGTCGCCGATACCCCCGGCCACGAGCAGTATACCCGCAACATGGTCACCGGCGCCTCGACCGCCGACCTTGCGGTGATCCTGATCGATGCGCGCAAGGGCGTGCTCACCCAAACCAAGCGCCACAGCTTCCTCGCCCACCTGCTCGGCATCCGGCATCTGGTAGTCGCGGTGAACAAGATGGACCTGGTCGACTATGACCAGGCGGTGTTCGACCGGATCGTCGATGCCTATGCCGAGTTCGCCCAGTCGATCGGCATCCAGGATTTCACCGCGATCCCGATCTCGGGCTTCCAGGGCGACAATGTCACCACGCGCAGCGAGGCGATGCCCTGGTTCACCGGCCCGGTTCTGCTCGATCACCTCGAAAGCGTCGAGGTCGACGCCGACATCGATCGCATCAAGCCGTTCCGCATGCCGGTGCAATGGGTCAACCGGCCGAATCTCGACTTTCGCGGCTTTGCCGGGATGATCTCCAGCGGCACGATCCGACCGGGCGACCCGGTGCGCATCCTGCCCTCGGGACGCACCAGCACCGTCGCGCGCATCGTCGCGATGGGCGGGGACAAGGAAGTGGCCGTTGCGGGGGAATCGATTACGCTAACCCTCGCCGACGAAGTCGATTGCTCGCGCGGCGACGTGATCGCCACCGCCGACGCCCCCCCGCAGGCCGCCGACCAGTTCAAGGCGACGCTCGTCTGGATGGACCCGGCCGAGCTGCTGCCCGGCCGTGCCTATTGGCTCAAGCTCGGCACCCAGACGGTCAGCGCAGTGATCCGCGCGCCGGAATATGCGATCGACGTCAACACCATGGCGCGCGCGCCCGCCAAGACGCTGGCGCTCAACGATATCGGCGTGGCCGAGGTAGTCACCGATCGCGCCATTGTGTTCGAGCCCTATGCCGAGAGCCACGATCTCGGCGGCTTCATCCTGATCGACAAGCTGACCAACGCCACGGTGGGCGCCGGCATGCTCGATTTCGCGCTGCGCCGGGCGCAGAACGTCCATTGGCAGGCGGTGGAGATCACGCGCGAGGCGCATGCCCAGCAAAAGGGCCAGCAGCCGCGCCTCCTGTGGTTCACCGGCCTGTCGGGCTCGGGCAAGTCGACCATCGCCAATCTGGTCGAGAAGAAGCTGCACGCGCTCGGCAAGCACAGCTTCCTGCTCGACGGCGACAATATCCGCCACGGTCTCAACCGCGATCTCGGCTTCCGCGACCAGGACCGGGTGGAAAATATCCGTCGCATCGGCGAAGTTGCCAAGCTGATGACCGATGCCGGCCTGATCGTGCTCACCGCCTTCATCTCGCCCTTCCGAGCGGAGCGGGCGATGGTGCGCTCGCTGCTGCCCGAGGGCGAGTTCTTCGAGATCTTCGTCGACACCCCGATCGAGGAGGCGGAGCGCCGCGACGTGAAGGGGCTCTACAAGAAGGCGCGTGCCGGCGAGATCGCTAATTTCACTGGTATCTCCAGCCCGTATGAGCCGCCGCTGGCCCCCGAGATTCGCATCGACACCAGCCGCACCACGCCCGAGGAAGCGGCCGAACAGATCGTCGAGGCGATCATGGGCGTATGGAGTCCGATGCTGTGA
- a CDS encoding 3'(2'),5'-bisphosphate nucleotidase CysQ produces the protein MESDAVNDAQLAHAIAEEAGALLLRIQGECAGGARGDKEANALILDRLRGARPDDAILSEESADDPVRLGRSRVWIIDPLDGTREFAERREDWAVHVALAVDGEPAVGAVALPRLGLTLASDTPPALATPQQPPRMLVSRTRASQLCAEVGSSIGARHVGMGSAGAKAMAVVRGEAEIYLHSGGQHQWDNCAPVAVALAAGLHASRIDGSPIVYNRASTSVPDLLICRREWAAPVLAAVADCNR, from the coding sequence ATGGAGTCCGATGCTGTGAACGACGCCCAACTCGCCCATGCCATTGCCGAGGAAGCCGGCGCGCTGCTTCTCCGCATCCAAGGCGAATGCGCCGGCGGCGCGCGGGGGGACAAGGAGGCGAACGCGCTGATCCTCGATCGGCTGCGCGGAGCGCGGCCCGACGACGCGATTCTCTCCGAAGAATCCGCCGACGATCCCGTCCGCCTGGGCCGGAGCCGGGTGTGGATCATCGACCCACTCGACGGCACCCGCGAATTCGCCGAGCGTCGCGAGGACTGGGCGGTGCATGTCGCATTGGCGGTCGATGGCGAACCGGCCGTCGGTGCCGTCGCCCTGCCCCGGCTTGGGCTGACGCTCGCCAGCGATACGCCGCCCGCGCTCGCCACGCCGCAGCAGCCGCCGCGCATGCTGGTCAGCCGCACCCGCGCCAGCCAGCTCTGCGCCGAGGTCGGCAGTTCGATCGGCGCGCGGCATGTCGGCATGGGTTCGGCCGGCGCCAAGGCGATGGCGGTGGTCCGCGGCGAGGCGGAAATCTACCTCCATTCGGGCGGCCAGCATCAGTGGGACAATTGTGCGCCGGTCGCGGTCGCACTCGCGGCGGGGCTGCACGCCTCGCGCATCGACGGCAGCCCGATCGTCTACAACCGGGCAAGCACCAGCGTGCCCGATCTGCTGATCTGCAGGCGCGAATGGGCAGCACCCGTGCTCGCGGCGGTAGCCGACTGCAATCGTTAG
- a CDS encoding TonB-dependent receptor has translation MGHWNKRTALLLGGGMVALIAQGQAWAATPREDTVAASASDTDDQTRDGDTIVVTGQRAAIKTVQDEQVKNASLVTIVSGEELRAQPQQNLADLLTRLPGVSSSVDQSRNAASTGEAQYLSIRGLDTAYNAYELDGVRLAQTDARTRAISMNLLSPFALSEVRVDKAPTAAQDGDAIAGVIDLRTASPFDFGAHHFQIRAQGQIAGRAAARDQDPWGGTIALETAQQFGNFGIYASGYYGKKNVFSESVAIHKDYTKQNGNVPGAVRDNLGNAVPVGVEWNIFQNKIERFGGTVNLEWKGDGTDLYARTTYGEYRLKNWMDQTAARSVGLTAGQTNPNAGNKLGSNYDSAGYLALYGLGGTNYFRTEHSNQRLFSTKIGGESRLGDLTLDYDGAYSRGATSYPLRIQAKWGSPTYIGTNATGPATYKLITGLADRINPQVVLTDDARNTITNLDNFSQAYTTAQFEDSWESKLEGRLDGTWKFGDRGLSSIQAGGKYEASKRYSNSLGDDGALEYDFTATDPNITKLTSVPGKRLNGFMNGVQVPFYIPDHAWIEAQNAKLSLSKLAGIDPVLLEQNRLDGKEHRASGYALVNFAFGGLTITPGLRYEHNWFQGRYWQDNGATSGFTTSARSYDEWLPSLIASYRPGENTVYRFSVRKSYSRPAFDLLLGPTSVSRDDSGKITSIFVPNPNLDAVEAWNVDTSIEHKGAGTDLFSASLYYKRLNHVMFSTGSTNATGDLNVWTSPNSQLSPDGVEIETLDTSGKGSVYGVELFARYSLKGLPGMLDGLGFQGNVTLQRADATVYVSNGYRRQRMPQAPQVMFNTELFWVHGGFNAALNYAYTGNKLYDLRSSQPDTYIQPVSTMNAILSYTVNQRLTAGVSVQNLLDSHSYWATAGVGKALLSVDRKGGYVEVGRTYMLNLSYAF, from the coding sequence ATGGGACACTGGAACAAGCGCACCGCGCTGCTCCTGGGCGGGGGCATGGTCGCACTCATCGCACAGGGCCAGGCATGGGCCGCCACGCCGCGCGAGGACACCGTCGCGGCATCGGCATCGGATACCGACGATCAGACGCGCGACGGCGACACCATCGTCGTGACCGGCCAGCGCGCGGCGATCAAGACGGTGCAGGACGAGCAGGTGAAGAACGCCTCGCTCGTCACCATCGTCTCGGGCGAGGAACTGCGCGCGCAGCCGCAGCAGAATTTGGCGGACCTGCTCACCCGCCTGCCGGGCGTCAGCTCTTCGGTCGACCAGTCGCGCAACGCCGCCTCGACGGGCGAGGCGCAGTATCTCTCGATCCGCGGCCTCGACACCGCGTACAACGCCTATGAGCTCGACGGCGTCCGCCTGGCGCAGACCGATGCGCGCACCCGCGCCATCTCGATGAACCTACTGTCGCCCTTCGCGCTCTCCGAAGTTCGCGTCGACAAGGCGCCGACCGCGGCGCAGGACGGCGACGCGATCGCCGGCGTGATCGACCTGCGCACGGCCTCGCCTTTCGATTTCGGCGCGCACCATTTCCAGATCCGCGCGCAGGGCCAGATCGCCGGCCGCGCCGCCGCCCGCGACCAGGATCCGTGGGGCGGCACGATCGCGCTCGAAACCGCCCAGCAGTTCGGCAATTTTGGCATCTATGCGTCGGGCTATTACGGCAAGAAGAACGTCTTCAGCGAGTCGGTTGCGATCCACAAGGATTACACCAAGCAGAACGGCAATGTGCCGGGTGCGGTGCGCGACAACCTCGGCAATGCGGTGCCGGTCGGCGTCGAGTGGAACATCTTCCAGAACAAGATCGAGCGCTTCGGTGGCACCGTGAACCTGGAATGGAAGGGTGACGGCACCGATCTCTACGCCCGCACCACGTACGGCGAATATCGCCTGAAGAACTGGATGGACCAGACCGCCGCGCGCAGCGTGGGGCTCACCGCCGGCCAGACCAATCCCAACGCCGGCAACAAGCTCGGCTCCAACTATGACAGCGCCGGCTATCTGGCGCTATACGGCCTGGGCGGCACCAACTATTTCCGCACCGAGCACAGCAACCAGCGACTGTTCAGCACCAAGATCGGCGGCGAGAGCCGGCTGGGCGACCTGACGCTCGACTATGACGGCGCCTACTCGCGCGGCGCGACCAGCTATCCGCTGCGCATCCAGGCCAAGTGGGGCAGCCCGACCTATATCGGCACCAACGCCACCGGCCCCGCGACCTACAAGCTGATCACCGGCCTGGCCGATCGCATCAACCCGCAGGTGGTGCTGACCGACGATGCCCGCAACACGATCACCAACCTCGACAATTTCTCCCAGGCCTACACCACCGCGCAGTTCGAGGATTCGTGGGAATCGAAGCTCGAGGGCCGGCTCGACGGCACCTGGAAGTTCGGCGATCGCGGGCTCTCCTCGATCCAGGCGGGCGGCAAGTACGAAGCCTCGAAGCGCTATTCGAACAGCCTCGGCGACGACGGCGCGCTCGAATATGACTTCACCGCCACCGATCCGAACATCACCAAGCTCACGTCGGTGCCGGGCAAGCGGCTGAACGGCTTCATGAACGGCGTGCAGGTGCCGTTCTACATCCCCGATCATGCCTGGATCGAGGCGCAGAACGCCAAGCTGTCGCTGTCGAAGCTCGCGGGCATCGATCCGGTGCTGCTCGAACAGAACCGGCTGGACGGCAAGGAGCATCGCGCCAGCGGCTATGCGCTCGTCAACTTCGCGTTCGGCGGCCTGACGATCACCCCGGGCTTGCGCTACGAGCACAACTGGTTCCAGGGCCGTTACTGGCAGGACAACGGCGCGACTTCGGGCTTCACCACGAGCGCCCGCAGCTATGACGAGTGGCTGCCGAGCCTGATCGCCTCCTACCGTCCGGGCGAGAACACCGTGTACCGCTTCTCGGTGCGCAAGAGCTATTCGCGCCCGGCATTCGACCTGCTGCTCGGGCCGACCAGCGTCTCGCGCGACGACAGCGGGAAGATCACCTCGATCTTTGTGCCGAACCCCAATCTCGATGCGGTCGAGGCGTGGAACGTCGATACCTCGATCGAGCACAAGGGCGCGGGTACCGACCTGTTCTCGGCGTCGCTCTACTATAAGCGCCTCAACCATGTGATGTTCTCGACCGGCTCGACCAATGCGACCGGCGATCTCAACGTGTGGACCTCGCCCAACAGCCAACTCTCGCCCGACGGTGTCGAGATCGAGACGCTCGACACCAGCGGCAAGGGCAGCGTCTACGGCGTGGAACTGTTCGCCCGCTATAGCCTGAAGGGGCTGCCGGGAATGCTGGATGGCCTGGGCTTCCAGGGCAACGTGACGCTGCAGCGTGCCGATGCGACCGTCTACGTCTCGAACGGCTATCGTCGCCAGCGCATGCCGCAGGCACCGCAGGTGATGTTCAACACGGAGTTGTTCTGGGTGCATGGCGGGTTCAACGCCGCGCTGAACTACGCCTATACCGGCAACAAGCTGTACGACCTGCGCTCGTCTCAGCCGGACACCTATATCCAGCCGGTCTCCACGATGAACGCGATCCTCAGCTACACGGTGAACCAGCGTCTCACCGCCGGCGTGTCGGTGCAGAACCTGCTAGACTCGCACAGCTATTGGGCGACGGCAGGGGTCGGCAAGGCGCTGCTGTCGGTGGATCGCAAGGGCGGCTATGTCGAAGTGGGCCGCACCTACATGCTCAACCTGTCCTACGCGTTCTGA
- a CDS encoding histidine-type phosphatase: MITVPFARPAALAALALLPALAQATPPKPPQVERLLLLMRHGVRAPLDGEVPPATRTGQPWPRWNAPAEQMTPHGAAALRALAKADRRWFVAAGLVAMKGCPDPAALRLWTNSASRTIASGEAYVAGFAPGCQVAVGHKPEGTNDPIFEPLGAHPAAFDANRAAESILRYTGGAEALTRRHAEGLTLLEQVLACPAAPCSPVEPSSVRASENGRGIDLKGPIRAASGTAQVLMLQYLEGMPLAQVGWGRATPARLEALGAVHGALFDVFSRPPYMAAFQMAPTVDRITADLTTAAAPKLDMLIGHDTNVAALAAVLGVPVKAPGFATNDPAPGGGIAIALVRAPNGRQAVRLWYRSQSATDMRAARDRTVWTPLRLQGCDEGAEHRCALPAFLKRLEAATAAARK, from the coding sequence ATGATCACGGTTCCTTTCGCGCGCCCGGCCGCGCTTGCCGCACTTGCCTTGCTCCCCGCCCTCGCGCAGGCGACGCCGCCCAAGCCTCCGCAGGTCGAGCGGCTGTTGCTGCTGATGCGCCACGGCGTGCGCGCGCCGCTCGACGGCGAGGTGCCGCCCGCCACGCGCACCGGCCAGCCCTGGCCGCGCTGGAATGCACCGGCCGAGCAGATGACGCCGCACGGCGCCGCGGCGCTGCGCGCGCTCGCCAAGGCCGACCGGCGCTGGTTCGTCGCCGCCGGGCTGGTCGCCATGAAGGGCTGCCCCGATCCTGCCGCGCTCCGGCTCTGGACCAACAGCGCGTCGCGCACGATCGCGAGCGGCGAGGCCTATGTGGCGGGCTTCGCGCCCGGCTGCCAGGTGGCGGTGGGCCACAAGCCCGAAGGCACCAACGACCCGATCTTCGAGCCGCTGGGCGCGCACCCCGCCGCCTTCGACGCCAACCGCGCGGCGGAATCGATTCTCCGCTACACCGGCGGCGCCGAGGCGCTGACCCGCCGCCATGCCGAAGGGCTCACGCTGCTGGAGCAGGTGCTCGCCTGCCCGGCGGCACCGTGCAGCCCTGTGGAACCGTCTTCGGTTCGCGCCAGCGAGAACGGCCGCGGGATCGACCTCAAGGGCCCGATCCGCGCCGCCTCGGGCACCGCGCAGGTGCTGATGCTGCAATATCTCGAAGGCATGCCGCTCGCGCAGGTCGGCTGGGGCCGCGCGACGCCGGCGCGGCTGGAGGCGCTTGGCGCGGTCCATGGCGCACTGTTCGACGTGTTCAGCCGCCCGCCCTATATGGCCGCTTTTCAGATGGCGCCGACGGTCGACCGCATCACGGCGGACCTCACCACCGCCGCCGCGCCCAAGCTGGACATGCTGATCGGCCACGACACCAATGTCGCGGCGCTGGCGGCGGTGCTGGGTGTGCCGGTCAAGGCACCGGGCTTCGCGACCAACGATCCCGCGCCGGGCGGCGGCATCGCCATCGCGCTCGTCCGGGCGCCGAACGGCCGGCAGGCAGTCCGCCTCTGGTACCGCAGCCAAAGCGCCACCGACATGCGCGCCGCCCGCGACCGCACCGTTTGGACCCCACTGCGGCTGCAGGGCTGTGACGAAGGCGCCGAGCATCGCTGTGCGCTGCCGGCGTTCCTGAAGCGACTGGAGGCGGCGACGGCGGCTGCGCGAAAGTGA
- a CDS encoding glycosyltransferase: MRILDVCAFYSPYGGGVKTYVRRKMELGAKLGHEIIVLAPGEREEIVEERDGAILATIPAPLLPLDRRYRYFDDEPALHAALNRWRPDFVEASSPWRSASMVARWQGSAARALVMHADPLAAYAYRWFGTIANRETIDKGFSSFWQHLRRLDDGFDQVVTAGQGLARRLVEGGLSKVKTIPMGVEPGYFSPTLRDESLRAELLASCGLGPDATLLIGVGRLAAEKRWPMVIEAAEAAAGRHPMGLVLIGTGTARAKVITAIGRNPHAQLFEPTSNRQQLARVLASADALVHGCEAETFCMVAAEARASGLPLIVPDEGGAADQFVEGQGMLYRSADPVLLRDALTQFVDTTPMFHRMRATADAPSTRTMDQHFEELFASYQAMAYSRAA, translated from the coding sequence ATGCGCATCCTCGACGTCTGCGCCTTTTACAGCCCCTATGGCGGCGGCGTGAAGACCTATGTCCGTCGCAAGATGGAACTCGGCGCCAAGCTGGGCCACGAGATCATCGTCCTTGCCCCCGGCGAGCGCGAGGAGATCGTCGAGGAGCGCGACGGCGCGATCCTGGCGACGATCCCGGCGCCGTTGCTGCCGCTGGATCGCCGCTACCGCTATTTCGACGACGAGCCGGCGCTGCACGCCGCGCTGAACCGCTGGCGGCCCGATTTCGTCGAGGCCTCCTCGCCGTGGCGCAGCGCCTCGATGGTCGCGCGCTGGCAGGGATCGGCGGCGCGCGCGCTGGTGATGCACGCCGATCCGCTGGCCGCCTATGCCTATCGCTGGTTCGGCACGATCGCCAACCGTGAGACGATCGACAAGGGCTTCTCCTCCTTCTGGCAACATCTGCGCCGGCTCGACGACGGGTTCGACCAGGTGGTGACCGCGGGGCAGGGGCTCGCGCGCCGGCTGGTCGAGGGCGGGCTGAGCAAGGTGAAGACGATCCCCATGGGTGTCGAGCCCGGCTATTTCAGCCCGACGCTGCGCGACGAGTCTCTCCGCGCCGAATTGCTCGCAAGCTGTGGCCTCGGACCCGACGCGACGCTGCTGATCGGCGTCGGCCGGCTCGCGGCGGAAAAGCGCTGGCCGATGGTGATCGAGGCGGCCGAGGCGGCGGCGGGGCGGCATCCCATGGGGCTGGTCCTGATCGGTACCGGCACCGCGCGCGCCAAGGTCATCACCGCGATCGGCCGCAACCCGCACGCCCAGCTGTTCGAGCCGACCAGCAACCGCCAGCAGCTCGCCCGCGTGCTGGCGAGCGCCGACGCGCTGGTCCATGGCTGCGAGGCGGAAACCTTCTGCATGGTCGCGGCCGAGGCGCGGGCGAGCGGTCTGCCGCTGATCGTGCCCGACGAGGGCGGCGCGGCGGACCAGTTCGTCGAGGGGCAGGGGATGCTGTACCGGTCGGCCGACCCGGTGTTGCTGCGCGATGCGCTGACCCAGTTCGTCGACACGACGCCGATGTTCCACCGCATGCGCGCCACCGCCGACGCGCCAAGCACGCGGACGATGGACCAGCATTTCGAGGAACTGTTCGCCAGCTACCAGGCGATGGCGTACTCGCGCGCGGCGTGA